One Dokdonia sp. Dokd-P16 genomic window carries:
- a CDS encoding GbsR/MarR family transcriptional regulator, giving the protein MADIICKEKMSLVEKLGVHIEKREQLAPVAARILSYTILTGKKGCTFEDMVNILCASKSTISTHLNHLQDLNKIEYFTKTGDRKKYFIINKDMVVHHVDNLMNEWKEVRELHQEIRTYKETVNSQNTGDDSEKFDLNFHNDYIKFLDEATASIEILRTKLTDDKFEI; this is encoded by the coding sequence ATGGCAGATATAATTTGTAAAGAAAAAATGTCACTTGTTGAAAAACTAGGTGTACATATCGAAAAGCGAGAGCAACTTGCTCCGGTAGCGGCTCGCATACTATCATATACGATTCTTACAGGAAAGAAAGGATGCACTTTTGAAGATATGGTCAATATACTATGCGCTAGTAAGAGTACGATCTCAACTCACCTTAATCACCTTCAAGATCTTAACAAGATAGAGTATTTCACAAAAACGGGTGATCGTAAGAAATACTTTATCATCAATAAGGATATGGTGGTACATCATGTAGATAACCTTATGAATGAGTGGAAAGAAGTACGAGAATTACATCAAGAAATCAGGACCTACAAGGAAACCGTAAACAGTCAGAATACTGGAGACGATTCAGAAAAATTTGACTTGAATTTTCATAATGATTACATCAAATTTTTAGATGAAGCTACTGCTTCTATAGAGATACTAAGAACAAAATTAACAGACGACAAATTTGAAATATAA
- a CDS encoding efflux RND transporter periplasmic adaptor subunit: MKRYTSFTLLALVVLFITISCGGNQEDTAAAAQQAPPAPFPVMKLQPKTVTAYQEYPTSLEGIVNSAVRAKISGYIQKVLVDEGQKVRKGQVLFRLETQSLNQDAGAAKARVNVAQVEIDKLTPLVEKNIISAVQLETAKANLAQAKANYSSISANIGYATIKSPVDGFVGAITYREGSLVSPADPQPLTTVSDISKVYAFFSLNEKQYLDFLQQAEGKDLAEKLANFSNVSLILANGTTYSEKGTIQTSTGQIDQRTGTVSLRAVFDNPNQLLTNGNSGKIQIPTIYEDAIVIPQEATYEQQGNIMFFKVDKENKVATSILKVKAIVDNLYVVESGIELTDTIIVSGVGKLRSGMTITPQEVPFEEATKPIQTLFKN; this comes from the coding sequence ATGAAAAGATATACATCATTCACCCTGCTTGCACTTGTTGTGCTATTTATCACAATAAGTTGTGGAGGTAATCAAGAAGATACCGCCGCCGCAGCGCAACAAGCTCCACCAGCGCCATTTCCTGTAATGAAGTTGCAACCTAAAACTGTAACAGCTTACCAAGAGTACCCTACAAGTCTTGAAGGAATTGTAAACAGTGCTGTAAGAGCAAAAATCTCTGGATATATACAGAAAGTACTAGTAGACGAAGGTCAAAAAGTACGTAAGGGTCAAGTGTTATTTAGACTAGAAACGCAATCACTTAATCAAGATGCTGGGGCAGCAAAAGCAAGAGTAAATGTAGCTCAGGTTGAAATTGATAAGTTAACGCCATTAGTAGAAAAGAATATCATAAGTGCTGTACAATTAGAAACTGCAAAAGCTAATCTTGCGCAAGCAAAAGCTAATTATAGTAGCATCTCTGCAAACATAGGCTATGCGACTATTAAAAGTCCTGTAGACGGTTTTGTGGGTGCCATTACTTATAGAGAAGGTTCGCTGGTAAGCCCAGCAGATCCACAACCACTTACCACCGTAAGCGATATAAGTAAAGTATATGCTTTCTTTAGTCTTAATGAGAAGCAATACTTAGATTTCTTACAGCAAGCTGAAGGAAAAGATCTTGCCGAAAAGCTAGCTAACTTTTCTAACGTGAGTTTAATCCTTGCAAATGGCACCACCTATTCTGAAAAAGGTACTATTCAAACAAGTACAGGGCAAATTGACCAACGCACTGGTACTGTAAGCTTAAGAGCAGTTTTTGACAATCCTAACCAATTACTAACAAACGGTAATAGTGGAAAGATTCAAATACCAACGATATACGAGGATGCAATTGTTATCCCTCAAGAAGCTACCTATGAACAACAAGGAAATATCATGTTCTTTAAAGTTGATAAGGAAAACAAAGTAGCTACTTCGATACTTAAAGTAAAAGCGATAGTAGATAACCTATATGTTGTGGAATCAGGTATCGAGCTCACAGATACTATCATCGTTTCTGGTGTAGGAAAATTAAGAAGCGGCATGACTATCACACCTCAAGAAGTTCCATTTGAGGAAGCTACTAAGCCTATACAAACGCTATTTAAGAACTAG
- a CDS encoding efflux RND transporter permease subunit, with amino-acid sequence MLKTFIERPVLSTVISIIIVVLGAISITSLPIEEYPDIAPPTIKVLASYPGANAETVLESVIIPIEEQINGVEGMTYITSTASNNGTAEITVYFNQEIDADIAAVNVQNRVSRATPLLPQEVVQTGVTTQKQETSALMFISMYSESEDYDATFIQNYLKINVIPAMQRISGVGDVSLFSQQDYAMRIWLKPEKLASYGLIPSDIQAVLQEQNLEAAAGSLGENNGEAFSYTLTYSGRFKEQKQYGDIIIKALGNGQFLRLDDVATIELDAQSYAANAESLGNPSVFMGIFQTKGSNAREIIENIKITLESVKNDLPKGLDVFVPYDTSLFLNASIEKVLTTLLEAFILVFLVVFLFLQDFRSTLIPAIAVPVSIIGTFFFLSVFGYSINLLTLFALVLAIGIVVDDAIVVVEAVHAKMDEGEKDPKKATLTAMNEISGAIISITLVMAAVFIPVTFVTGPTGVFYEQFGVTLIIAILISAVNALTLSPALCALLLKSHKDDEELKGKGPLQRFYTLFNRGFNATVTRYGHSLSFLYRQKWMPVLLLALAIVGIVWASNTTPTGFVPNEDRGIIFANIELPAGSSLDRTNAVTTDLYNRIDGLEGVVAVNFIKGRSLLNGAGSNYGFGIIKLANWDEREDPSLSATAITGKLFGLGANIPEAKIIFFSPPSIRGFGNSSGFEVNLLDKFGGEFKDLDVANKEFAAALMSHPEIKYAQSSFNTEYPQYEMEINVPLAKEKGVAINSIFSTLQGYIGGIYASDFSKFGKQFRVYIQALPDDRAGVEDLNSMYVRTDSGEMTPITQFVNLERVYGPQSVTRFNLFNSTSITGATNDGFSTGDAIRIIDEEAAKLPNNYTVAYSGLTREEVNAGNQTAFIFGLSILFVYFLLSAQYESYLLPFAVILSLPFGVFGAYISTKLFGLENNIYFQIALIMLIGLLAKNAILIVEFALARRKNGEDIVSAAINGAKSRLRPILMTSFAFILGLMPLVLAKGVGSEGNNSIGTGAVGGMLIGTILGVFVIPVLFILFQWLQERISSKPAVQTIETQE; translated from the coding sequence ATGTTAAAAACATTCATTGAAAGACCCGTGCTTTCAACGGTAATTTCTATTATCATAGTGGTACTTGGTGCTATAAGCATAACTAGCTTACCTATAGAAGAATACCCAGATATTGCGCCACCTACCATAAAAGTACTTGCTTCTTATCCAGGAGCAAATGCCGAAACGGTGCTGGAAAGTGTAATCATCCCTATTGAAGAGCAAATTAATGGTGTAGAAGGGATGACCTACATCACCTCTACTGCCTCAAATAATGGTACTGCTGAGATTACAGTATATTTTAATCAAGAGATTGACGCAGATATTGCAGCGGTAAACGTACAAAACCGTGTTTCTAGAGCTACACCGCTATTACCACAGGAGGTAGTACAAACAGGAGTTACGACGCAAAAGCAAGAAACAAGTGCTTTGATGTTTATCTCCATGTATTCTGAGAGTGAGGATTATGATGCTACGTTCATTCAGAACTATTTAAAAATAAACGTAATTCCAGCGATGCAGCGTATAAGCGGTGTAGGTGATGTAAGTTTATTTTCTCAGCAGGATTATGCAATGCGTATTTGGTTAAAACCTGAGAAGCTTGCTTCATATGGACTAATTCCATCAGATATCCAGGCGGTATTACAAGAGCAAAACTTAGAAGCTGCAGCAGGATCTCTAGGAGAAAATAATGGAGAGGCTTTTTCATACACACTAACCTATAGTGGCCGCTTTAAAGAGCAAAAGCAATATGGTGACATTATCATCAAGGCATTAGGAAACGGACAGTTTTTACGTCTAGATGATGTGGCAACTATTGAGCTAGATGCACAGTCATATGCTGCAAATGCAGAAAGTTTAGGGAATCCATCCGTTTTTATGGGGATTTTTCAAACTAAAGGATCTAACGCAAGAGAGATTATTGAAAACATTAAAATAACACTAGAATCTGTAAAAAATGATCTTCCAAAGGGTTTAGATGTTTTTGTTCCTTATGATACTAGTTTATTCCTAAACGCATCTATTGAGAAAGTGCTTACTACATTATTAGAAGCATTTATATTAGTATTCCTCGTAGTGTTTTTATTCCTACAAGATTTTAGATCCACACTTATTCCAGCGATAGCGGTACCTGTTTCTATTATTGGTACGTTTTTCTTTCTAAGTGTCTTTGGATATTCTATTAACTTACTTACACTGTTTGCACTAGTGCTCGCCATTGGTATTGTAGTAGATGATGCGATTGTTGTAGTAGAGGCTGTACATGCTAAAATGGACGAAGGGGAAAAAGATCCTAAAAAAGCGACACTTACTGCCATGAATGAAATCTCTGGGGCGATTATATCAATCACCTTAGTAATGGCAGCTGTATTTATCCCAGTTACTTTTGTTACGGGACCTACAGGAGTATTTTATGAGCAGTTTGGAGTTACGCTCATTATAGCGATCCTTATTTCGGCGGTAAATGCTTTGACGCTGAGTCCAGCGTTGTGTGCGTTACTTTTAAAGTCACACAAAGATGATGAGGAACTCAAAGGAAAAGGTCCTTTACAGCGATTTTATACCTTATTCAATAGAGGTTTTAACGCTACAGTAACTAGATACGGTCACTCGCTATCATTCTTATACAGACAAAAATGGATGCCTGTATTACTATTAGCACTTGCTATCGTAGGTATTGTTTGGGCATCAAACACAACTCCTACAGGTTTTGTACCTAATGAAGATAGAGGAATTATTTTTGCAAACATTGAGCTACCTGCAGGATCTTCACTTGATAGAACAAATGCTGTTACTACAGATTTATATAATCGTATAGATGGCCTAGAAGGAGTTGTAGCTGTTAACTTTATTAAAGGTAGAAGTTTATTAAATGGTGCAGGAAGTAATTATGGTTTTGGTATCATAAAACTAGCAAATTGGGATGAGCGTGAAGACCCTTCATTATCTGCCACTGCAATCACAGGTAAACTTTTCGGACTTGGTGCAAATATTCCTGAGGCTAAAATTATTTTCTTCTCTCCTCCTAGTATTCGAGGATTTGGTAACTCATCTGGTTTTGAAGTGAACTTATTAGACAAGTTTGGAGGTGAATTTAAAGACTTAGATGTTGCAAATAAAGAGTTTGCTGCGGCATTAATGTCGCACCCAGAAATTAAGTATGCTCAGTCTTCTTTTAATACAGAATATCCGCAGTATGAGATGGAGATAAATGTACCGCTTGCTAAAGAAAAAGGAGTAGCTATTAATAGCATATTCTCCACGTTACAAGGTTATATAGGAGGTATTTATGCATCAGATTTTTCAAAGTTTGGAAAGCAGTTTAGAGTATATATTCAGGCGTTACCTGATGATAGAGCTGGTGTAGAAGATTTAAATAGCATGTATGTAAGAACTGACTCTGGAGAAATGACTCCTATCACGCAGTTTGTAAATTTAGAGCGTGTATATGGACCACAATCTGTTACTAGATTTAACCTCTTTAATTCTACTTCTATTACTGGTGCTACTAATGATGGCTTTAGTACTGGAGACGCTATTAGAATAATAGATGAAGAGGCTGCAAAGCTACCTAACAATTATACTGTCGCATATTCTGGTCTTACTAGAGAAGAGGTAAACGCAGGAAATCAGACCGCATTCATATTTGGATTAAGTATTCTCTTTGTATACTTCTTACTAAGTGCTCAATATGAAAGCTACTTATTACCATTTGCCGTAATACTTTCTTTACCATTTGGAGTCTTTGGAGCATATATAAGTACTAAGCTGTTTGGTCTAGAGAATAATATCTACTTCCAGATTGCCTTAATCATGCTGATAGGGCTGCTCGCCAAGAATGCTATTCTTATTGTAGAATTTGCGCTTGCTAGGCGTAAAAATGGAGAAGACATCGTGAGTGCCGCCATAAACGGCGCAAAGTCAAGACTACGACCTATTCTAATGACCTCCTTTGCCTTTATTCTAGGATTAATGCCACTAGTACTTGCCAAAGGTGTAGGGTCTGAAGGTAACAACTCTATAGGTACAGGTGCCGTAGGCGGGATGCTTATAGGAACCATTCTAGGGGTATTTGTAATCCCAGTCTTATTTATATTATTTCAGTGGTTACAAGAACGCATTTCTAGTAAACCAGCAGTACAAACTATTGAAACACAAGAATAA
- a CDS encoding efflux transporter outer membrane subunit → MKSPITYKNISKPILLVVVSFMLQSCFVAQDYVQPDITAETEALYRTDNLPTDSISVANVSWRTLFTDDQLQSYIQEGLENNMDVRIAIQQMIAAQAYAKQGKAGYLPTVNVGANFTHQVLSENTQFGQFLTNRATDQFDITANLSWEADIWGKIRSNQRATQAAYLKSVAGHQAVKTQLVASITNTYYNLLALDAQIAITEETVATRERSVETIKALKDAGQVTQVAVDQNIAQYNNAKALQVDLETALFKTENVLSILLGKPGQRFERSSLDSQVLDEELKLGVPASLLTNRPDVMAAEFDLIQSFELTNVAKSNLYPSLRLTAAGGFQSLEIDKLLSANSLFATVIGGLTQPLLNQRKLKTQREVAIAQQEQSLLAFKKTLLVAGTEVSNALFEYEAETKKFQFINKEVTALRAAEANSEELLKNGYATYLDLLTARQSALNAELNIIESKLQQLVSIVDLYEALGGGWR, encoded by the coding sequence ATGAAATCACCTATCACATATAAGAATATAAGCAAGCCTATACTTCTAGTTGTTGTGTCTTTCATGCTACAAAGTTGCTTTGTAGCACAAGACTATGTACAGCCAGATATTACTGCAGAGACAGAGGCATTGTATAGAACAGACAATTTGCCTACAGATAGTATTTCTGTAGCAAATGTCTCTTGGAGAACCTTATTTACAGATGATCAATTGCAGTCGTATATTCAAGAAGGGCTTGAAAATAACATGGATGTGCGTATCGCTATACAACAGATGATTGCTGCACAAGCTTACGCGAAACAAGGAAAGGCTGGTTATTTACCTACAGTGAATGTAGGCGCAAATTTCACACACCAAGTACTCTCTGAGAACACGCAGTTTGGTCAGTTTTTGACCAATAGAGCTACAGATCAATTTGATATCACAGCAAATCTATCTTGGGAAGCAGACATCTGGGGAAAAATAAGAAGTAACCAAAGAGCTACGCAAGCAGCATATTTGAAAAGTGTAGCGGGTCATCAAGCTGTAAAAACTCAGCTTGTTGCAAGTATCACAAACACCTATTATAACTTACTTGCTCTAGATGCTCAGATAGCCATCACAGAAGAAACGGTTGCAACTAGAGAACGTAGTGTAGAAACTATAAAAGCATTAAAAGATGCTGGACAGGTTACACAGGTGGCAGTAGATCAAAACATAGCGCAGTATAACAACGCAAAGGCACTACAAGTAGACCTTGAGACAGCACTTTTTAAAACAGAAAATGTACTCAGTATTTTATTAGGAAAACCTGGACAGCGTTTTGAAAGAAGCTCACTAGATAGCCAGGTGCTAGATGAAGAATTAAAACTAGGAGTACCAGCATCACTATTAACTAATAGACCTGATGTAATGGCAGCTGAGTTTGATCTGATTCAGTCTTTTGAGCTAACTAATGTTGCAAAGAGTAACTTATATCCTTCATTGCGATTAACCGCAGCAGGAGGTTTCCAGAGTCTTGAGATTGATAAGCTACTAAGTGCAAATTCATTATTTGCAACAGTCATAGGTGGATTAACACAACCACTCCTGAACCAGCGAAAGTTGAAAACACAGCGCGAAGTTGCAATTGCACAACAAGAACAGAGCTTACTAGCATTTAAAAAGACATTGCTTGTTGCGGGAACTGAAGTATCAAATGCCTTATTTGAATATGAAGCAGAAACAAAAAAGTTCCAATTTATAAATAAAGAAGTTACTGCACTACGCGCAGCAGAAGCCAACTCTGAGGAGCTCTTAAAAAACGGTTATGCAACATACCTAGATTTGCTTACAGCAAGACAAAGTGCTCTTAATGCAGAGCTTAATATCATCGAGAGTAAACTACAGCAGCTTGTATCTATAGTTGATTTATACGAAGCCTTAGGTGGCGGATGGAGATAA
- a CDS encoding TetR/AcrR family transcriptional regulator, with protein sequence MATKEILLQHAITKFTQLGSKHVTLDEIADDLGISKKTIYTFFKTKGDLVTASVMALLDEYQENINVITDCKSTDALLKVILIYKRGFEYIAYFKPSFLSDLSRYYPKANKAYTVFVEKLSKVTVYNLLVQAQDTGNIRSDINVSLVVAIYFTRVDLLVLGNNNLIAVYGKEATFYHLVISNLRGIISPTYTNEYFKSCGN encoded by the coding sequence ATGGCTACTAAGGAAATCTTGCTACAGCATGCTATTACTAAGTTTACACAGCTTGGCAGCAAACATGTGACGCTAGATGAGATAGCAGATGATCTCGGGATTTCTAAAAAAACGATTTATACGTTTTTTAAAACAAAAGGAGATTTAGTAACTGCAAGCGTGATGGCACTACTTGACGAATATCAAGAGAATATTAATGTTATCACTGATTGTAAAAGTACAGATGCGCTTTTAAAAGTAATTTTAATATACAAAAGAGGGTTTGAGTATATAGCATACTTTAAACCCTCTTTTCTTTCTGACCTATCGAGATATTATCCTAAGGCAAATAAGGCATATACTGTATTTGTAGAGAAATTATCTAAAGTAACTGTTTACAATCTTCTAGTACAAGCACAAGACACAGGTAACATAAGAAGTGATATTAATGTGTCGCTAGTAGTAGCCATCTATTTTACTAGAGTAGATCTCTTGGTGTTAGGTAACAATAATCTGATAGCAGTATATGGAAAAGAAGCAACCTTTTATCATCTTGTAATTTCAAATCTAAGAGGTATTATCTCACCCACGTATACAAATGAGTATTTTAAATCTTGTGGTAATTAA
- a CDS encoding monovalent cation:proton antiporter-2 (CPA2) family protein: protein MTGSILFEAIVFLTGAIICVYIAKRLGLSSVIGYLLAGVLIGPYVLGFIGQEGEDILHFAEFGVVVMLFLIGLEIEPKNFWNMRKTILGMGGLQVGGTMLLTYFLFTSLGYDWKVSLVISMAVALSSTAIALQTIKEKGMMDTTYGASSFSILLFQDIIVIFMLGALPLLSTATTVAGGEGHGASENLLDGLPIGFQTLAIILSVVIIIVAGKFLIVPMLRKVANTGVRELLIASALLIVFSISFLMEYVGLSPALGAFLGGVVLSNSEFKHELESTLEPFKNLLLGLFFMAVGASINFIVIAKNPLTIGGILIAIVVLKAIVLFITGWIFKLKLDQKLLLTFSLSQIGEFAFVLLSFAFSLQLLEQDQMDMMLVITALTMSLTPITGMINERFILPRIGTKESIKRPMDHIAKSQNVILVGFGHFGSTIGRFLRSHGVEATILDQDSNRVDFLRKMGFEVYYGDATRLDLLESAGIAQAKILICAIDNPTVTKQVTKLVKEKYPHVELMIRARNRDDAYDLLNLGIENIYRESLDTSLSLASDALHKLGFRKYTLNRQVQNFIKYDEAILRRLAKEPKKGTDSYIFVARQELEKQERYLNEDFNRGIVAYDNHWDSEHIRKTLEGQQDNSEEDSTK from the coding sequence ATGACAGGAAGTATTCTTTTTGAAGCCATAGTCTTTCTTACGGGAGCCATCATTTGTGTGTATATCGCAAAGCGATTAGGATTAAGTTCGGTAATAGGTTATTTACTAGCAGGCGTACTCATAGGCCCTTACGTATTAGGATTTATAGGTCAAGAGGGAGAAGATATATTACACTTTGCAGAGTTTGGTGTGGTGGTTATGTTATTCTTAATAGGTTTAGAAATTGAGCCTAAGAATTTCTGGAACATGCGCAAGACCATCCTAGGTATGGGAGGATTGCAGGTAGGAGGGACCATGCTACTAACTTATTTCTTGTTCACCTCTCTAGGCTACGACTGGAAAGTCTCTCTTGTAATCTCCATGGCCGTAGCACTGTCATCTACAGCAATTGCTTTGCAAACCATAAAGGAGAAAGGGATGATGGATACCACTTATGGAGCATCCTCATTTTCTATTTTACTTTTTCAAGATATCATTGTAATTTTCATGCTAGGTGCATTGCCACTGCTCTCTACTGCCACAACGGTGGCTGGTGGTGAAGGTCATGGAGCGTCTGAGAATTTATTAGATGGTTTGCCTATCGGTTTTCAAACGCTTGCAATTATTCTTTCTGTAGTTATTATCATAGTTGCCGGTAAATTTTTAATTGTACCTATGCTGCGTAAAGTCGCAAATACAGGAGTAAGAGAACTACTTATAGCCTCTGCATTATTGATTGTATTTTCTATTTCTTTTTTAATGGAATATGTAGGTCTCAGTCCTGCGCTAGGTGCGTTTTTGGGCGGAGTAGTACTGTCTAATAGCGAATTCAAACATGAGCTAGAAAGTACCCTTGAGCCTTTTAAAAACTTACTGCTCGGCCTGTTTTTTATGGCCGTAGGAGCTTCCATTAACTTTATTGTGATTGCCAAAAATCCGCTCACCATAGGCGGGATTTTGATCGCGATTGTAGTTTTAAAAGCGATCGTATTATTTATCACAGGATGGATCTTTAAACTAAAATTAGATCAGAAACTGCTGCTCACCTTTAGCTTATCGCAGATAGGAGAATTTGCATTTGTCTTGCTTTCTTTCGCATTCAGCTTGCAATTGCTAGAGCAAGATCAAATGGATATGATGCTAGTAATCACAGCGCTTACCATGTCACTTACGCCCATCACAGGGATGATAAACGAGCGTTTTATATTACCTAGAATAGGAACCAAAGAGTCTATAAAACGACCTATGGATCACATCGCAAAGTCGCAGAATGTGATTCTTGTTGGTTTTGGGCATTTTGGGAGTACAATTGGCCGTTTTTTGAGGTCTCATGGCGTAGAGGCAACCATTCTTGATCAAGACTCAAACCGTGTAGATTTTCTTCGCAAGATGGGCTTTGAGGTGTATTACGGTGATGCCACGCGCTTAGATTTATTGGAATCTGCTGGAATTGCACAGGCAAAAATTCTAATTTGTGCTATAGATAATCCTACGGTAACAAAGCAAGTCACAAAGCTTGTTAAAGAAAAGTATCCCCATGTAGAACTTATGATTAGAGCAAGGAATAGGGATGACGCCTATGATTTACTCAACTTAGGTATAGAAAATATTTACAGAGAATCCCTAGATACTTCACTCAGCCTTGCTAGTGATGCATTGCATAAATTAGGGTTTAGAAAGTATACGTTAAATAGACAGGTCCAGAACTTTATAAAATACGATGAAGCTATTTTGAGACGACTTGCCAAGGAACCAAAGAAAGGTACAGATAGCTATATTTTTGTCGCTCGTCAAGAGTTAGAAAAGCAAGAACGTTACCTCAACGAAGACTTTAATAGAGGGATTGTAGCTTATGATAATCACTGGGACAGCGAGCACATTAGAAAAACACTAGAAGGACAGCAAGATAATAGTGAAGAAGATAGCACAAAATAG
- a CDS encoding NAD(P)H-dependent oxidoreductase has protein sequence MKKILVLFSHPKFEKSRANTSLVSYIQDMEGVTFHDLYEQYPDFHIDVEAEKDLLIAHDIVIWHHPLYWYSCPPLMKQWIDMVLEFGWAYGPDGIALKGKTCLNVITTGGSKEVYCAQGSNSFTINEFLRPFEQTATLCGMQYYPPFTVMGTHQLSNTQLDSHAISYKSLLQLLQQEVMVPEVANCVFLNDLPQLNIQ, from the coding sequence ATGAAGAAGATACTTGTTTTATTCTCACATCCTAAATTTGAAAAATCTAGGGCAAATACGTCACTAGTATCTTACATTCAAGATATGGAGGGTGTTACTTTTCATGATCTTTATGAACAATACCCAGATTTTCATATTGATGTAGAAGCCGAAAAGGATTTACTTATTGCTCACGATATTGTTATCTGGCACCATCCATTATATTGGTATAGTTGTCCGCCTTTAATGAAGCAGTGGATAGATATGGTATTAGAGTTTGGCTGGGCATATGGACCTGATGGTATTGCACTCAAAGGAAAAACCTGTCTCAATGTGATTACTACTGGTGGCTCAAAAGAAGTGTATTGTGCACAAGGAAGTAATAGCTTTACCATTAATGAATTTTTGAGACCTTTTGAGCAGACAGCAACCTTGTGTGGGATGCAGTATTATCCTCCATTTACCGTCATGGGAACACACCAATTGAGTAACACACAATTAGATAGTCACGCAATCAGCTATAAGTCATTATTACAGTTACTTCAACAGGAGGTAATGGTACCAGAAGTAGCAAATTGTGTTTTCTTAAATGACCTCCCACAGTTAAATATCCAATAA
- a CDS encoding DUF3037 domain-containing protein, whose translation MQDKYTFEYATIRIVPKVEREEFFNVGVIVFSKKKKYLGIKYHICPDKWKAFCTDVDIKKYQAYLEAWELVCKGTPAGGRIGAMELSDRFRWLTACRSTIIQSSKTHPGLCEDPASVLEDIFNKNVL comes from the coding sequence ATGCAAGATAAATATACCTTTGAGTATGCCACTATTAGAATTGTACCTAAAGTAGAACGTGAAGAGTTCTTTAATGTAGGTGTCATTGTGTTTTCAAAAAAGAAAAAGTATCTGGGAATAAAGTATCATATATGTCCAGATAAGTGGAAAGCCTTCTGTACAGATGTAGACATTAAAAAATATCAAGCATATCTAGAAGCCTGGGAACTTGTTTGCAAAGGTACACCTGCCGGAGGTCGCATAGGCGCGATGGAACTTTCAGATAGATTTAGATGGCTTACTGCTTGTAGAAGCACCATCATACAAAGCTCAAAAACGCATCCTGGTTTATGTGAAGATCCAGCGAGTGTGCTAGAAGATATATTTAATAAAAACGTGCTATAA
- a CDS encoding HipA family kinase — MDMLQLRTVNVVQYLQPLREGGSLPALVKADDDYLYVLKFRGAGQGKKALIAELLGGEIARAIVLHVPELVFMNLDDSFSKTEPDEEIQDLLKFSVGLNFGLHFLSEAITYDPLVSTVDALTASKIVLLDCIISNIDRTAKNTNLLQWHNEIWVIDNGASFYFHHDWKNWKNHLERTFPLVKDHVLLEKATRLPEAAIAIKELLTQEKLEDIISNIPEDWLISEFDTMTPSDMRAAYLEFINSRLSKIDILVKEGEDAR, encoded by the coding sequence ATGGATATGCTACAATTAAGAACCGTAAATGTTGTGCAATACTTGCAACCTTTACGAGAAGGAGGATCACTTCCAGCTTTAGTAAAGGCAGATGATGATTATTTATATGTGCTCAAGTTTAGAGGAGCGGGCCAAGGTAAGAAAGCACTTATAGCTGAGCTTCTAGGAGGAGAAATAGCAAGAGCGATAGTACTCCATGTTCCAGAGCTTGTGTTTATGAATCTAGATGACTCTTTTAGTAAAACAGAGCCAGATGAGGAGATTCAGGATTTATTGAAGTTTAGCGTTGGTTTAAACTTTGGGCTTCATTTCTTATCAGAAGCGATTACTTATGATCCGCTGGTTAGTACGGTAGATGCGCTTACTGCTTCAAAAATAGTGTTACTAGACTGTATTATAAGTAATATAGATAGAACAGCAAAAAATACAAATCTCTTGCAGTGGCATAATGAGATATGGGTGATTGATAACGGTGCAAGTTTTTATTTTCACCATGATTGGAAAAATTGGAAAAATCACCTAGAGCGTACTTTCCCGCTAGTAAAAGATCATGTATTGCTTGAGAAAGCAACGCGCTTACCAGAAGCGGCAATCGCAATAAAGGAGCTATTAACGCAAGAAAAACTAGAAGATATCATCTCAAATATACCAGAAGACTGGTTAATATCTGAGTTTGATACCATGACTCCTAGTGATATGAGAGCAGCTTACCTTGAGTTTATTAATTCTAGATTATCAAAAATTGATATCTTAGTAAAAGAAGGAGAGGATGCAAGATAA